The following proteins are co-located in the Roseovarius arcticus genome:
- a CDS encoding cupin domain-containing protein, producing MKSAKGTGVECNGSDCDEVYLLSAAKIDAMEGLSKAHFLNSNAKRTNKSLGDLVGLTGFGFHIIEVEPGHETTEYHLHHHEDECVYVLDGEATALIGEKEHTIGPGDFIGYRKGGLAHTIRNTGSRPLRCIVVGERLAHDVGDYPHKKMRIYRNAGLPWSVVDHDAITEPKNVGKK from the coding sequence ATGAAATCCGCGAAAGGAACTGGAGTGGAGTGCAATGGAAGTGATTGTGATGAAGTCTACCTTTTAAGTGCAGCCAAGATCGATGCTATGGAGGGACTTTCCAAGGCCCATTTTTTGAATTCAAACGCCAAACGTACCAACAAGTCGTTGGGTGATTTGGTGGGTTTGACTGGCTTTGGCTTTCATATCATCGAGGTCGAACCTGGCCATGAAACGACTGAGTATCACCTACATCACCATGAAGACGAATGCGTCTATGTTCTTGACGGCGAGGCGACTGCTCTGATTGGTGAGAAGGAGCACACCATTGGTCCGGGCGACTTTATCGGATACCGAAAAGGCGGATTGGCTCACACAATTCGCAACACCGGTAGTCGCCCTCTACGCTGCATTGTTGTTGGTGAACGTCTCGCTCACGACGTAGGCGATTATCCTCACAAGAAAATGCGCATCTACCGAAATGCGGGACTGCCATGGAGCGTAGTCGATCATGATGCGATCACCGAACCAAAGAACGTCGGAAAGAAATAG
- a CDS encoding MFS transporter, giving the protein MHERRIPEWLRHAPTPSVRGFAILAGTEAIARGILISVFPILMYGTIRDAAAISKIYFIIGLLSLLVGLLIPYVIRFVPRRWVYGVGSLMFSVGAMLATLETPNAVIIGLALTTIATVTMFVCFNAYVLDYVAKIELGQLETSRLFYSALGWTIGPALGVYLYSWWSLAPFVIAAVAASMTLLTFLAMRLGNGKLIIKSQRAPANPFAFCHRFFAQPRLITGWLFAVVRSCGWWVYVVYLPIFAVQNGLGEQLGGIALSISNGALFLTPLMLRFMQRKSVRTTVRIGFLMSGILFMMASLPFGIPLVAVICLMLGSFFLILLDVSAGLPFLLAVKPSERTEMSAIYSSFRDVSGIVTPGAAWLVLLAAPISGIFVAGGVALIGAWILANKLHPRLGYARISVEGASGFQALPEGFDALPREVALE; this is encoded by the coding sequence ATGCACGAACGCCGAATTCCTGAGTGGCTGCGCCATGCCCCGACACCAAGTGTGCGCGGATTTGCAATTTTGGCTGGAACAGAGGCTATTGCACGGGGCATTCTCATTTCGGTTTTCCCGATCCTGATGTACGGCACGATCCGGGATGCCGCTGCCATTTCCAAAATCTACTTTATTATTGGATTGCTATCATTGCTCGTGGGGTTGTTGATTCCCTACGTGATACGCTTTGTCCCGAGACGGTGGGTCTATGGTGTCGGGTCATTGATGTTCTCCGTGGGTGCAATGCTGGCGACCCTTGAGACTCCAAACGCTGTGATCATTGGCCTGGCGCTTACAACAATTGCGACTGTCACGATGTTTGTCTGTTTCAACGCCTATGTTCTGGATTATGTGGCTAAAATCGAGCTAGGGCAGCTTGAGACTTCGCGCCTGTTCTACAGCGCATTGGGGTGGACCATTGGCCCTGCGTTGGGGGTGTATCTTTACAGCTGGTGGTCTCTTGCGCCCTTCGTGATCGCGGCTGTGGCGGCTAGCATGACGCTACTGACGTTTCTTGCCATGCGCCTTGGAAACGGAAAGTTGATTATCAAAAGTCAGCGGGCTCCGGCGAACCCCTTCGCGTTCTGTCATCGCTTCTTTGCGCAACCACGATTGATCACGGGTTGGCTTTTTGCGGTTGTCCGATCTTGCGGATGGTGGGTCTATGTCGTGTACCTACCTATTTTCGCTGTGCAAAACGGTTTGGGCGAGCAGTTGGGCGGGATTGCACTTTCCATATCAAATGGGGCCCTTTTCCTCACCCCCTTGATGCTACGGTTTATGCAGCGCAAATCCGTACGGACAACAGTCAGAATCGGGTTTTTGATGTCTGGGATTTTATTCATGATGGCTAGTCTGCCATTTGGCATCCCGCTTGTGGCGGTCATCTGCCTGATGTTGGGGTCGTTTTTTCTAATCCTTCTGGATGTCTCCGCTGGCCTGCCATTCTTGCTTGCCGTCAAACCGTCCGAGCGCACCGAGATGTCGGCGATCTATTCCAGCTTTCGCGATGTCTCGGGCATTGTTACCCCCGGTGCTGCTTGGCTGGTACTGTTGGCGGCACCAATCTCGGGGATATTTGTTGCAGGGGGCGTCGCGCTGATTGGCGCATGGATCTTGGCAAACAAATTGCACCCAAGGCTCGGATACGCGCGTATTTCCGTCGAAGGGGCTTCAGGTTTTCAGGCTTTACCTGAGGGCTTCGATGCGTTGCCACGTGAGGTAGCTTTAGAATAA